ATTAAATCTTTCAAATCGTCTTCTATTGTAATCATGATTCAATTCCAACATACcgtcatcaaaatttttatcacttttaaaatctatttccATCATATCGTCGTCATCCGAATCACTGCTGCGACCATTTAAGTCACGGTTAATTTGATTCAAATGTCTTGCAAACCGTCTATTTAGTCCACTTGGACCAGGTCTTTGGTCGAAATCATCATCATTTTGATATTGAATTTCATCCCCAGGACTATCTAGCCATTCATCATCACTGTCATCATTTAATGTTAAATCATCACCATCAGAAAATTTGAGATATGAATTATTCGGACGACCGAATCTGATTTTAGACATCAAACCCTTTGGATTTAATTtgcttatcatttttttggcAATGGAaggattattattttctttatttttaattacgggCAGCTTTGAAACAACCCATTGAGCCATAGTGCTTGCGTTTTGAGTGACGCAGAAATTTTTACGTGACGCATGGTTAGAACACAGTGTAGGTGacatctttgaacttgattTGTAACCATGCGAGTCTAGGCATTCGATATTATCGAAGGGCATTTGAGTGAATTCTAATAGAAATCGTTTTCTAGATGAATTTTTGAGGTAAATAGTCCGCGCTCTTTTCAATTCGGTGGTTATTCTATTGAAAGCATCGCTTACTGTACAATTACCTTGGGAGTAACCGATTCCGTACTTTTTGTAGAAACGATTGAGGTACTCGTTTTGATACGTGATCGGTAATTTTTCCCACACATACGGTGGATTTACAGTAGCGGCTATGGGTTTCTCAATACTATTTCTCACAATAGGAATCAAACAAAATtcttttataacaaattttttatctggtACATAATAACCAGTAAAGTCAACGACGTAAtccatttttttgttatcaacgatttatttatttagttattgtTCAAgtctttcttttttaattgagcgctttaataaattttttgctacTATTCAACCGCCTGCAAGTATTCAAATTTGGtttttctgataaaataaatttttagcgaATTCAATTCGTTTATTTTACGTTTAGTTAAGAAACGTTTTGCTGccgatttattttattttagattttttgaagcaaatttatgagaatcaaGTCGTCTTCTATAAGTATCAACATTCTAATATCAATCGTTGACATCAATGTCgtagtcaaaataaaatttgcaatGAGATTAACATTGACGATTATCAATTAGTCATATTAGTGCTGTTATATATTCAACAATCGACCATTAGTAAGTCGACGAGTCTTAATTAATTGATCTCAAATAATCTACTTTTTATTAATCGAAAGTTCTATTGAAAGCCAGAcgctttaaattatttgattcggattaaaaattcatattttttgtagatttatattttataatgtaactttttttaaattttcaaacttgtAACACTTTTTATCTCTAATCCGTGATAGCCAAACTGGCGATAAACTGGCGTCAAACTAACagccgcaacctgtcgccaagttggcaattccataagttgacgcaaagttgccttcaattttcttaaaaacctGCCTTCAAATCGCGGCTCTTCACTGGCGCCAACTTTCTCAAAAAGTTGGCGGTAACCTGTAGCCAAAAGTTGCAAAAGCtagagttgtcgacaacttggTCACAAACTAATGAATACCAACTTTTTGACGAGCAACTCGGACTATCAGGGTAAGCTATAAAGTTCATGTCAAAATTTACAGgaaccttttttatagagaatttcaTTCTCTACGAATTGCCCTGGTAGCAAGACTTTCCGATCAGAAAGTTGGTATTCATTAGTTTGCGACCAAATTGACAACTTGAGCTTTTGTAACTTTTGGCTACGGGTCACCGCTAACTTTTTGAGAAAGTTGGCGCCAGCGAGCAGCTGTAAGTTGAAAGCAGActtctgagaaaattgaacTTTCCGGCAACTTTCCGTCAATTTATGGAATTGCCAACTTTTGccaccaactttctcagaaaggtgccatcaacttatggaaatatCAGGGTGGTTccggtactttttttttgcatcttcAATACTCTAGTCAGGATTTCAATTCAAATCTgctcaaaaaaatgaattaaaattcgtTTGAAATGAAAACTTCTATGATCAAATCCCTTCtgcataaaaaaagttttaaaatctTCCCAAGCCGGTTCCGAACTCTTGTCGATTTTCTTAACTAGCAAAATCTCCAATggcccataaaaaaaatttttaatgtcaatttCTCTAAAAATTCTTACGGAAtctattaatcaattattcaaatcaTGTATCTTAATTATTACTGTGCTCTCAATCGTTTACTCGCCGGTTGATAATCTTCCACCGTCGCTTCAGACATGTCATCAAAATAATCATCAGAATTTCTCTCATCTGATTCAAAGTCATAATCGCTAACTTCCGGTTCTGAGTACAAATTCCTCATTTTTGCAGATCTTAAATTTCCATCGTCAGAATCATCATCAAAGTCTCGATTATCGACTCTCATTGATTCTCTATTTTgccgttttatttttattgcttcTGGTTCCATATCATCGTCgtcaaaaatactaatttcaGGTTCCACCTCAAATTCAGCCAATTCGCATGAATCAGAAATATCACTCAAGGCATCATCAAGATCATGATGATCAATTGGTTGACTGTAATCAGAAACCCGCGTTCTATCAGATTCAAAAGTATCAAGATCTGAATTCCAACTCAAATTATCAGAATTTCGTGAATTATTGCGGTTTCTCAGACCAATTATTCTGTCTAGTCCAGAACCTAGATCATTGGCCATTTCTAATTGATCATCAGCGCCGGTATCATCAACGTCATCATCAAAATCGGTATTTGTATCAAAACTAAGATCACTATCAGCATCAATCGAACTTGCATAATCAGAATCCTTGCGTAGATCTTCAAGCTGCTTCACCAGTTTTCTGTGCCCTTCTGAATATTGAAAATCAATCGACCCAGATCGGGGATCATTTGAACCCCCAGCGTTGGCTAATTCTTCCATAGCTTCGGGATCACGATAATCAACATCAGGtttcatagattttaattCTTGTCCCGATTTATGAGcgagtaatttttctaaaagccATTCGGCCATAGTGAACGCGTTTTGGATGACGCAATAGTTTTTACGTGACGCATGATTAGAACAGAGTCCAGGCGACATCTTTGGGTACAAATCGTAACCAGCTGAGTCTAAACATACGATATTACTGAAGGGCATTTGAGtaaattctaataaaaatcgttttctAGATGCATTTTTCAGATAAATAGTccgtgatttttttaaatcattgatTATAGTATTGAAAGCATCGTTTACTGAACAATTACCTTGGGAGTATTCGATTCCGTACTTTTTGTAAAAACGATTGAGGTACTCGTTTTGATACCTGCTCGGTAATTTACGCCACGCGTACGGCGGATTTACGACGGCAGCTTTGTGTTgggtaactttttttttcactatggGAATCAAACAAAattcttttataataaattttttttctggtacGTAATAACCAGTAAAGTCAACCACgtaatccattttttttttattaacgatttatctatttagttttttttcacgtactgtttttttttttttgagtgtttgaataaattttttgctacTATATAAACCTGTgggagtatttaaatttttttttctggtaaaatgaatttttagcAGCTTTAATTGGGTTATTGTACTTTTAGTTAAGGAAAGTTTTACTGCCGATTtactgtattttaaattttttaatctaaacTTATGAGCAATAAGTTGTCTTCTATTAGTATCAATATCCTATGATTAATCTTTTATATCAATgtcatagtaaaaataaagtttgcAGTGAGATTAACATTGACAATTATCAATTAGTCATATTACTGCTGTTATATATTCAACGATCGACCATTAGTTAGTCGACAAGTATtttatacactggtcacaaaaattaagggatagaaaaaaaattcgaaatttttgcgtgattttcaacatgctgtaactcggtgaaaaacaatcgtagaaaaaaaaaaaagcaaattgtagcttcaagtttTTCTTAACATCGAAATCAATTCTGAAGATGATAGCGAAGAAaaatatcgagaaaaaaaattcgaaaaaatcaatttccttgaaaaaaaaaaaattttgaaaaaaaatttttttttttcattttttttcaagaattacTGTTTTTGATTAAAGAAATGGTAATTGTTTAGAATCACGGGTCCACCTGTTTATATCAAGcataaatccaaaaatattcaaattgccAAGAGACTTGTTTCATTCTCTGGCATTTGTCGGCGGATTAAAGATGTACTTGCTTATTTAGGTGTTATTTAagcattaataaattgtacGTGTATACCAAAGGTATAAAATTAGCTTGATTTACAGatttagtttgaaatttttctgttccgtGGTACACTGCACcatttgacatatttttctttttattctatGTATTGACTCTTAAGTCAGCCACCAAAACTTAAGATATTTGCCTATTTGCCATAATTTCTATAGTTTCGTCCTAAGTACGTCAACGGACTCGTTAGTAAGGCTATGTTAACGTACTCTTGCCTTAGACTACATCTCTTACTAGTACGAACCGGCATAAAACTGTATTGTGGGCTTCAGCCAGACACTATACTAGCAAAGGAAGGCGGATACCGTCCAAACTACTTGCAACAAAATGCTAGGTGAGCTGTTGTACACCGTTAGTGTAGtgaaataacagaaatatgcCAATTCTCACTATATAAGAGCTCAAAGAATCTTTGTAACTCTTAGTTAGACCTTTCTAtcgccaccgtccatcttacggtattaataaaattaattatttgtatttattagaaatttattaaatttattttggaaaattagcacaatttgtgtcattttttatcaattttgcgCACTTTAGTTACAAGGTTTGGATAGATATCTTGTGTTAAagacataaatacatacagaaAATTCTTTCCGCCGTGTAGCAGAACacgtggaaaaagtttaattatagatcTTTGATGTGTGAGCACTTGGAACTTTGGAAAATGCGTGGAGTCGCTATTGTCAACAAATACCGAAGAAATGAAGCTTGtcgctgaaaaaaattttttgacattgaAGAAATGATTGAAAACTGAAGAATCGCTAATTATGCGATTTTTggcaaaatcgataaatttaaagcttcgggacactaagaaagaaaaatcgcagcgctttgaaatttccagggtttttttaggtcactttgaggttgaaaaaaaaaacgacgatatcctttgttcttccgttatatccaaagttatagcaagattttcgaatatccttaaatatgcgaattttgacctgttttttaataaacattatcgcttcaaaaaaaatttttctatcaaaagcCACTAACTTTGTCTCTTAGAGAatgtttttcagtttttaaaaccctatTTCCATTCTCTGTAGAACCAATACGTCCGGAGTTATTGGTTAttaaagccaaaatggacttctttgctttgatcaatgataactcggcgccaaatcgtcgaagagacttttttaggctgccaaattaaagggcataaaattttctaaaagatTCATACGGTCGGAGTATCCAAAGAAGTTTATTGAAGCCCATGGACTTGTTGGAAGACGCGcgaaaattttggaaatttttttttcgtcggttttcttatgattactccggaaccgtgcatgataaaaaaatttagggtccagatctgaaaactagaaacttgaagctacaatttactttttttttttttcttttacgatcatttttcaccgagttacagcatgttgttAATCACCCAacaatttcgaattttttttctatcccttaatttttgtgaccagtgtatattcaaaattactatgaatttaaaataatttcgttCCTAAACTTGAATTacgcaaaaaatttatctccatttttattttttgttaaaaaaattcctccaagtaaattgtgataaataatcaatgaAGTAGTATTTAacaatagataattaaaattagctATTTAATTAAGTCTATCGTCATTTCACTTCGTCTAAAATAGTGAtaccttaattactattacAAGCTTGCAATTAACTCTGTTTGTTGATTGCTCACTTCATCAACTAAACTGCGATATCATTTCCCAGTGAGCCACTttggtaattattaaattaaaactctttaatcaattttaaataattactcaaatatttatcatattttcagtataaacCGAAAAttagaatagaaaaaaagtatatatatcaggttgatccaaaaaataacaaatttttttcttttctcggaaacaggttcaaaagtttcacctagattaaaaaaaaaacgcctgtgaaaattagagctcttaatattaacattaagaggttcctcatcgcacttttctattttccataagaataacatggaaaaaattttttttacgtcttctgatttttataagtagctaacgatgcgtcataggaataattggcaggcatatttttgtaggtaattgaatgctctacaaaaaaagtttcttatcattttttgataaatctatttgatcaaaagttatttaaggttgaagtcgaattcatattaaattttgagatctttttacttttccggcgaaactatcagacttattacaaaatattatggaaccttttttgtagacaattttaatccctagaagttatttccaataaagttttttcgaattccgcattgttttctagttatttttattttaatgtcaagctcttaaaatcgatcagaagactatttttttttatgagcttgacattaaaatgaaaataactagaaaacaatgcggaattcgaaaaaactttattggaaataacttctagggaataaaattgtctacaaaaaaggttccatgatattttgtgataggtctgatagtttcgccggaaaagtaaaaaaatctcaaaatttaatatgaattcgacttcaaccttaaataacttttgaacaaatagattcctcaaaaaatgataagaatctttttttgtagagcattcaactccctacaaaaatatgcctgccaattattcctatcacgcatcgttagctacttataaaaatcagaagacgtaaaaaaaattttttccatgtcattcttatgaaaaatagaaaagtgcgatgaggaacctcttaatgttaatattaagagctctaatttttacatgcgtctttttttatctaaatgaaacttttcaacctgtttccgagaaaaaaaaaaatttgttattttttggattatccaaatatatatagatatatatttatttaaaagtataaaacaaaaattgcaTGTCGATTGTATCAAGTTTTGTTGTTTTTCACAAAACACACTGAGGCATATATAGATCGGGTTGTTGGCTgtaattaaggtaatttgTTATGCACCAAGTGCATTATTTGTACAGTGCTCAGTAGCTCTAAAACCAGGTGATTCGTGACAGCTTAATGACTGCATGAAGGATTTTATAATTACGTAATGTTCGTTTTTTTACTTGTGTTCAAGTACCCAGATGTTTATTATCACGGTATATATACACGCGTGTGTGTACGTGTGTTATTGATGATTTGATGTTGTtgtcatttataaaaataaatataatgaaatcAGTGgtgtagataatttatttcaaagccGATGTCTctgattttgtttatttaaatattattttaattattaaataaaaaaaaaccagcaaataaataaattgaaattttttatgtaattgtaTAGAGAATTGTAAGCTCTTtgaaatgagtaccaacaacctgattttattttaaatacatcaaaagtcatacatatatttaaatatatagctttcagataaattaatatataaatatgtcttGTTGGTACTCGTTTAAAAAGGcattcaattttatattaatctacatggttcaaaattttttttcatcaattttcaatatcattattttttttttgcctcatgtaaatttaatgaacttaaataaataattttgaaattttttatagataaatatacaATAGAATGAGTTTAAATGTCATAATTATGAAGTTAATCGGCGGCAAATTTTCATGTTTCGCGTTTTACCCGGAcagaattttaaaagtttatctGTGActgttaaataattgaaggATTTTATAATTGCGTAATGTTCATTTGTCGCGAATACTAAAGTACCAGGTGTTTATTATCacgatatatatagatgtgcGAATGAGTGTACGGGGTTGCTGATAAATGTTTACGAAcgagttaaatatttatccaaTACAATGTCGAtcgtaatatttatatattcgtAAAACTTGTTGATGATCCATTATcataaacaatatattttgattgcctgtttatttttatttatacgtcAGTGTACCTTCGAGATCTATTcttcgtttaaaaaaataaattaatcaatatcaaaaattaatatttcaatagcCCCAGTTCGGGACTaatcaaattatttctttttcggTTTATCAACGAATTTCTATTGATTCCAAATTGACTTGATATCGAAGTATGGAACGCTTTACGTATATCTCCTGTATGACGTTCTTACATGCTCACATATCTTcctattttatatcatttatatttacataaagTAGTTGAATTTCTTGAAGCCAACAGAAGCCATCAGttcgctaaaaaaaatatagaacaCAATTTCATCTTATTccagtttatatattttttattgtaaaatttactagaaTTAATTATAGTACATCTTgatgcatatatatgtatatatatatttgaagagggtaataataatgataagaaGGATGTTAAAGTATAAAGTACCCCGATAAAACGTGTTATAGAACCCCTTCTTAAAACTTGGTTCAGTATATTTGTATCTCTATCTTCACATAGATAAAATGTATGtgctttgaatttatatatatatatatctatatatatttgcgGAGTATATCAGTAAGTAACGTCGGCAAATCATCTGGTTGTAAATCGCAAAACGGATTTTGTATTTTACTTTCGCGCTCAAACATCaactatttacttttttattccaTTTCTTACTATaccaattttatatttatacctcAAGCaagtcataataataaaattataattcaaaaatattccagcaaaagaaaaaaaattctctattgttattttttaagaatttaaaaaattacttgacaataaaatgcttgtaactttttaaatatcgaCCTAATCGATTTGTCATACAGGGACATTTTTGTAGcccattaaatttcctatgaaaATGTCTTAATACATTTTAACctaattttaaaactctaaAAGTTATGAACAATTTTCTCGgtaaaatatcaatatcagCTGACGCTTGCCGCGCTAGCCTTCGGCTcgtgtataaaatttatagtccGACAGTCTTTAGACTCTTCtgctgttaaaaataaatactttacaGGCTTCTATAACAATCTAAATACCTGAAATACTCGATTATTTATATGACAATGcaagttataaaattatttgaattccaTAACCTCAAAATATTCAACGCAGTTTATTAACTAAAGGATGCAGGATTTATATGCTCAagtaaactttaataaatttaaatattgtagaGGAAATATGTTAGTATGCGAGAATTGTTTCAACagttgaaaaagaaataatttaaataaaattaaatttttgttgaaaagaGCGCAAAGCTCgtgaagtttgaaaatttcatagcATATGCTCGGAAGAATTTTTTGGAGGTTAGGAAAAATGTATAGATATGAATGAGGTCTAGAAAAGTGAAAAAGacaaagagaaataaaaaaatgtgtaaaGAGAAGAGAAAAGAAGAGAAGAAAGATAGGAGTTTGTAGATGTGCAGGGTGGCGTATTAAATGCTGGTGCTTTGGTACTTTTACGACGGATTTGCGCGGACAAAGCTCCCAAACTCGTTGCTCTGAGGAAGCGACCCATAAATTGTACCAGAGAAATTCTTGTGGGAATAATAGTATGGGTTGTTGTTTGTAGTCTTTCTGCCTTTTTAGACAAAGGAGAGTAATCCTCACTAAATATAGAGTCCATCTGCTTGTCAAGaagtttcatttttattatatactttttttaatagacaattattttttcatgtacTAAaactttcatcatttttttcgaatttctgTATAACAACAGGGGTAGGATAGACATTAGTCAAAAATTACAGTGAGGATTTGTAGGAATTTTAATGCTCTTtcaaatgagtaccaacaagccctatttatttttattagatcaAAAGctcttcatatatatttaaatatatgtatatttgtgactaaaaataagtatgccttgttggtactcatttgaaagggcattcaatttcctattaATCCTGCTGTAAATcgcgttaatttttttcaattttttttttatttttgaatttttatctccatcaattatttaatttaataaattataaagacgTTGAGAAAGTTTATaactaatttcatatcaacGTCACGTgcagtttaaaagttaatataatatatatatgatgcgTAACATATCATACTCATATGTAAATGTATGTTCATcagaacatatatatatatatatatatatatatatatatatatatatatatatatatatatatatatatatatatatatatatatatatatatatatatatatataaatagaaatcACGGTAAATTTGTAGTTTTGACTACTTCtcttgataaatttaacaagCGAGAGAGAAAGAGACTAGAAACTATAGAGAGTTGATGAGACCCCAATGGTTCTCGGTAGGAATACTAGTACtatcatgtatatatatatatatatatatatatatatatatgatagcACAGTATAGATGTGCAATTTGAGTTTGGATGGTCGAATGGTTGAACGAACCGTCCAATTCACCTGTACTGCACATAGTTTGGCCTAGAATCAACAAATTTAGAATTTCTACGTAACGTGGGGGTCAGTTGGGAGACGGGAGTTTGGGGTTAGGGATCAGAAGGGGCTCGAGAGGAGTTGGTAGTTGTTCTGATAGCTGGAAAGGGAGATCTAGTATACAGAGCTTCCCACTATTATTGTGTACTATAATAGACCATACTGAGACTGAGAAACTTGCACTATCTAGCGATACTAATTGATCAACGTTCCTGTGGTTATATCCAATTGGGATGGCttctattcatttaaattattaattgactGAACTATAGCCAACTATTATGGAGTCAGTTCAAATTAATGagagatttattatttttttttttaaggaaaactgcccgactagaatttattcctgatttgcctgaagtaccataaggaccttgTCAGGTTAATAaaaggtttgccttattagggcaagcctgacgagttccttatcaggacctcatcaggatatcctaattcaaaaaaaagttatccaatccttttacagattttatttacaggctaaaaattaaacaaagtacaaaagaatattatctaaaaatcacgtcaatcattgcagcacggattttttacttcttcatcagttattctttgcCATCATAATGAATACAATATTTGCACTTACAATATAACATATGTATGTCAGCGCAATGGATAGCATCAatgactttgaatcggaaggacgcaggttcgagcccagcagtcatcgggatttttcatcaataaaaaatatgtttacttcctctaattaatgctcttAATACAATAGATGACATTCTCGATCGAACTAAAATTCTCTTAtcttttttttgcaatttaatatttttttttaaataattactaataaggcaaccctgataaggatttgatgaggatatcctggtaaggacgataaggcaatcctgataaggacctcatgggtcttaagcgttacatccataggatcctcgtcaggatactCTGATCtggaccttatttgaaataaagttaacctgataaggacctcgtaaggtccttatgaaaaattctagtcgggtgtCATAATTGTCTTTAGgaggtttaattttttaaccatAACTCGTAAACTATGGGGTTTATGAAAATGTGTGTGgtgaacttttttgtaggaaatttgataCTCTATAAAAAAGTTCATTGTGACTTTTCACgtaactt
The DNA window shown above is from Microplitis mediator isolate UGA2020A chromosome 1, iyMicMedi2.1, whole genome shotgun sequence and carries:
- the LOC130677038 gene encoding uncharacterized protein LOC130677038 produces the protein MDYVVDFTGYYVPEKKFIIKEFCLIPIVKKKVTQHKAAVVNPPYAWRKLPSRYQNEYLNRFYKKYGIEYSQGNCSVNDAFNTIINDLKKSRTIYLKNASRKRFLLEFTQMPFSNIVCLDSAGYDLYPKMSPGLCSNHASRKNYCVIQNAFTMAEWLLEKLLAHKSGQELKSMKPDVDYRDPEAMEELANAGGSNDPRSGSIDFQYSEGHRKLVKQLEDLRKDSDYASSIDADSDLSFDTNTDFDDDVDDTGADDQLEMANDLGSGLDRIIGLRNRNNSRNSDNLSWNSDLDTFESDRTRVSDYSQPIDHHDLDDALSDISDSCELAEFEVEPEISIFDDDDMEPEAIKIKRQNRESMRVDNRDFDDDSDDGNLRSAKMRNLYSEPEVSDYDFESDERNSDDYFDDMSEATVEDYQPASKRLRAQ